The sequence CAAAAAGCAAAGGTTTTACTGGAATCCTGGTAAGATAAAAGTAATGTTATTCTTTTATTAGTGAGGAGCTTAGCTTGGGGTATCTccttaaaatttaaagattaacTAATCTCACCTCAATTGCAGTTCTGGGGTCTCACTAAGTCTACACTAAGCTAGGAAAATAACATAGGCATATACCAATTATTGGAGAACTAGTTTTTCTCTGCTTTCTAGCTATGGAACCTAGGGTAAGTGATGAAATCTTCatgggtctcagtttcttatcTGTAGATGAGGGTAAGATCTATCTCATGAGCTCACTGGGAGGATTACAGGAGGTAATATCTGTAAAGCATTGGAGCATTCAGGAAGACCATGGTGAGCCTGGCAGTCCAGGAGGTATTCAGCAAGTGTTTGTTCCCAAACCTCTCCTTCTCCCTAACTTTCCCCCTTATGCAGACTGTCAGCTAGACTTGTCCTTTGGTGAGATTATTCAGATGTCACTGCCAAATCCTCACTTTGAGGGTAAGGTACGAATCTCCTGGATTACTCAGTTACTGTATCGATAATGTCACGTTACCTTTAACTTGTGCCCTTGATCAGTAGTTCACCTTTGAGGTGCCAAGGTCACTTATTTGGCCCTGGGGTCTCTGTAATGAAAATAAGCTATTTCTGTAAATGTGGGGAGTTCGAAAGTACACCATCAGAGTCCATAAAAACCAGTGAGATGATTGTGGGAATAGGATTTGGGGGAGAACTTGTCTTTCTTGTGCCCTGCACTAAGTGGAAATGTTAGTGTTCTCaggactgacaaaggattatcacCAAAAAGCAAGTCAGCACCAAAGTGGAGCCTCATCCTTAAAGTAGCAAGGTTATTCTGACATCTTTCCAAAAGAgatgcagagggcttccctggtggcgcagtggttaagaatccgcctgccaatgcaggggacacgggttcgagccctggtccaggaagatcccacatgccgtggagcaactaagcccgtgcgccacaactactgagccttctctctagagcccatgtaccacaactgctgaagcccgcgtgcctagagcctgtgctccacaacaagagaagccactacaatgagaagcccgtgcaccgcaacaaagagtagtcctgcaactagagaaagcccgggcacagcaacaaagacccaatgcagccaaaaataaaataaataaatttatttaaaaaaaagagagagatgcagagggaggaggggaagggggaagaggaagaggaggaggaggaagaggggtagGAGGGTGGCAGTGTATGACCACTGCTGTTCCCAGCAATGCAGGTCCATGAGGAGGAAGGCTGGTTGGTACCAGAGCTCTGGAGTTGCCCCTTGTCTTAGGGTCTCCATGTCTTTGTGGCTCCTGTTCTTTATGACCAGCTTGTTTGGCTCAGAGCCTTGTGCTTGGTGACAGGGGTGGTTTCTGTTCTTCCCCACTCTTCCCTGTGGCTCAGTCACCTGGCACAGTTAAGGAAGAAAGCATATCTGATACAGAAAGGTAGAGGAGGCTGGGAAAGCGTGTCTTTCTCTGCTCCTGCATCCCAGGTGCAGAGCTACTTCCTCTCTCTTTGCAATCCTCCCTGCGCACGGTAGAGATCTTTTTCAGCCTTTATAACTCTGTGATGCAgggttctgttttggtttttatttgagCATGACTCTCTCCTTTCTGGATGCAAACTCTTGAGAGCAGGCACCAGGTCTTATTCAACTTAGATTCTGCagcacctggcacaaagtagatgCTCGATAACTCTTTGTTGATTAATGAATGGGTGATGTAGAAAGAGCACAGAACCGGGAATCAGGAGTTGTGAATTCTAAGCCTGGCTCTCACATTGGCTAaatgtgaccttggggaagtcacttAATCTTTTGGGACTTCAGTTTCCACCTCTATGAAATGAGACTATTGTGCTTGATAATCTCTGAGATCCTTTTTGCTCTGTGAACCTGTGAGATTTTGCTGAGATTCCTCCATCCGTTCACTTGCATAGCCAACTGTCATCTGTTATCTGACACCATCTGACTGTGTTATGTTCAAATTTAATCATATATTCTGGTTAATAAAGTTATATAAGGTGTTTAGAGGCTCCTGACTTTCAAAGAATCAGAATAGAAGAGAATACAGTTAATACTAAAGTTACTATGGGTATATTTTGCCCAGAGAGGAATCGTAAAGGAGGGTTCGGGATTTTCAGAACCTCAAGGTTGTCATCTGGCCATAGCAGAACTTCCCGCAATGATGGAAAAGCTCTATAATCTGTGTTGTCCAGTATGGAACCTGCTAGTCACATGTGCCTagggagcacttgaaatgtggccagtgtgtCTGAGCAACTGAATTTTaagtgttatttaattttaatgaatttaaatgtaaatagccacatttggctagtggctaccattgTGGATAGTGCAGCTCTATAGTAGGCGCTCCATGAAGACagagggtttttttctcttttgttcactaATAAATCATAtcgcctagaacaatgcctggtacatagtagatgctcagtaaatgacaTCTTTCTGTAAATGGTCAGGAGTGCCAGTCAAGAGAGTGCTAGTAAAAAGCAGGCTCCATAACTAACTGTTCATTGCCCCAAGTTAGGAGTACCTACTTTTGGGGGGAACCTATTACAGAGTCATTCACTGGCTAACTGCCAACAGTAAACATATATCCAACTGTCTGCCCTTCCCAGAATGTAACGCCTTAATTGTGTCCAGTTCTGGGCACCAGAAGCTAAGAGGAACAAAGAAACTTCCAAGAGGAATCAGAGAACTGACAAGAAACAGAGCTGACAAGATTGGAGAATTCTTACGAGGACGAGCTAGAGAAGTTCCACTGTTATGCCAGGGAGGCAAATTGGAGTATGTAAAGGATAATGATGCAGAGGCTTTGAGTAACTTCTCTCCAGGCCTGTCAAGAAGATGAGCAAACAGGGCTCTATTGCAGCCTCTGTAATGTAAGTCAGATCAGGAGGTTAAGCAGGCATTGGAGAGAGGTTATACTGTCTCCTTTCCTGGATGATTTTTAAGATGGAGACAATTGTCATTTGTTTGAACTAAACCTCCTAGAAACAGAGAGGTACCCATTATGACCTTTAGAGAGGGGTCAGTGGCTCCAGCATGAAGAAGATCTGCCAGGCCAGGCGATGCAAGGTGGGGCAGTGGCACCGGACACCACCCAGGGACAGAGCGCAGCTGCTGGCAAGCCCAGCCAAGGGCACACTGATAGCGTTACCCTCGGAGAGTGAGAGAATCATAGAGTTGGCAAAGGCCTTTGGATTACCTGCTCCaaactcctcattttacagaggaggaaactgagactcagagagcagAATGACTTATTAGAGGTCACCCGGCCAGTTAGTGACAGGGCCAGGACCAGGACCTGGATTTCCAGACTCCTGATCCAGGGCTCTTCACTCCACAATACTATCAAGCATTAGCAAAATAATGTGAACACAACTCTATTCTATAAACACTGGATGCAGGACTGGGATGTGAATTAGCTGTCTTCTAGGTGCTTAATATCCAAGATACCAAATCGCAAAGAAACGTACAAAAAGTGAACAATTAACAGAATAAGCTCACTGCTTAATACAAATGATTATATCGTGCACAAGCCAATGGTAAGTGCACAGGAAATGAGCCCTGAACAGATAATGTGGGAGGATCAGAGACTCCAATTTCTCACCTCCTTCTAACCAAAGTGTGTATCctcagaaagaaattagaaaatcataGGATGAGGGAATTTCATGTCATTCAAGGCAGGAGGTTTAGTAAAATGTGATGAAAGGTGAAGAGGAAAACAATTCATGTGATCTGAAACGCCTCTGGTTCTTAACACTGAGAAATGGCAGCAGCAACGGATTATAAAGGGAAACACCACTGGGGAAAAAGCAGAGGCTGATAAGGCAAGTTGAGGATACTTTTCTCTGGGCTTGAGCCAGGACTGCCATCATCAACCCAGCCAGCACAGTTGCCAAAGGAAAGGTGCCTTTGGGGGAGAGGAGTTAGCTGGCAGTACACAGCAGCCGGGCCCCTGCCCCCTTGGCCCCTCGGAAGGCTTGGCAGAGGTTGTCCCCTCTAGCTATACCTCCACTGAGGCAGGAAGCCATTGGAAGTTAGCAAGAAGGTAATGGCAAGATTCATTGATGGCTTcaaaggagaaatggaaagaattcCATGCACTCCTGATCTAGATTGGTGCAGGGAAATCTATTTCTAGGGTGCCTCTCCCTTGGGGAGGAAATTCAAGTCCAACTTTGAGATAGAAGTTTCCAAAGCCTAAATTGCTTTGTGTTAGTCATCATCTTAAGGAGGCTACCTGTGGTCTCCAGTGTCACATCCGATGGGGAGACCTGGAAACTGCCCATTTCTccctcttcatctccctcccagGTACCAGTCAAAGTCAACCTTATTCATTTGGCTATTTGGTCCAGCACGCTGTGCAGTGAACACAGCACCCTGAGGCTGGGAGACCAAAGGAAGCCATGGGTCCCCGGCCCGGAGGGACTTGATCAAAGGGACTCCtggccctccccccgcccccatatCTGCACCGGCTGAGAGTCAGAGGGTGGTTCTGAAGTGATAGACCTTGGCCAGCTGAGACCTTCTGACTCTCAGAGGGGCTTCACTCTCCCTCAGCTCTTTGCTATTTTCGCCTTCGGGTCCTGCGGCTCCTACAGTGGGGAAACAGGAGCAACGGTTCGCTGCAACAACGAAGCCAAGGACGTGAGCACCATCCTTGTTTCGTTCGGCTATCCCTTCAGGTGAGCAGGAGTTGATTCTGACCCCGCATAGCCTCTCTCATTGGATTGGCAGGACCTGCTTGGTCTCTTTCTCCTCCAGAAACCTAAAGACCTTTTGTTGTGTGCCACTCCAGTTTCAGATAGAATTACAAGGCTCAGGTCCTTCCTGCCCTTTAGGAATTTCAGACACACTGGCCAGAGAAAAATATAAGGGAAACTCAAATAGATCCCTGTTATAATAATGTTGCAGTCCATGGATAACCAATAGCAGGTAACAACAGCTCTTACAGAAAGAACCTATGCAGTGTGGGGTGGAGGCTTCTTGACCCTCAGCAGCCTCCTCCCTGCCTTGAAGGTAAGGAAGCTTGTCAGTACTCAGGTCCTGAAGAGCTGATGGGGGATGCTCACCAGTACCACCAGAATACAAGGGGGTATACCTTGGCCGGGAGGTAGAAGACAATACTCTTTCCTGAGTGTTTGGGAGCTTAGAGAAGGGAGAGCCCAAGTGTTCAGAGGGGAATGGGGACAGCGCTCAGCTTTTCAGAAATTTCTAGTAGCAGCAGCCAAGTTAGATTAGCTGTCTCTTGTTCAtaatagggtatttgtttttctctcttgattttGTCCAGTGTGGTCTCATTGGGGGACCTAAATAAAGCCTGAGAATGGGTGATTCCAATCTTAACTTGGCCACTGTGGACCTGTGCTTTCCCAGGGACAGAATGAAGCTGATTTCCCTGGTGGTTTGGCTACCAGAAATAGATGAACTATATATACTGTGGTTACAATCTAAAGGGTCGTGGAGATACGTGGAAATACAGGGTCACCGTATCTGGGCAGGGTGGATGAGTGTGGGGTGGTGGCTGAGAGGGAGGTAGAGTTTGACCAGAATTCCAGGAAAATTCCTGTTCTGACTGCAAGGTTCCCTCCAGAAACTTTCCTCCCTACCTGCCCCTTTCTTGGTTCTGTAAGAGTCCTTGGGTGAGAACTAGTGCAGGACTGCTCCTGGGGCAGGGGAAGCCCACTGCCTCCACAGGGAGAGGATCGCCCTGAGCTCAGGGTGGGCTCCGTGCCACCTGCAGGTTGAACCGGGTCCAGTATGAGATGCCCCTCTGCGACGATGAATCCACCTCCAAGACCATGCATCTCATGGGGGACTTCTCTGCCCCCGCCGAGTTCTTCGTGACCCTGGgcatcttttccttcttctacACCATAGCTGCACTCGTCCTCTACCTGCGTTTCCACAACATCTACACGGAGAACAGGCGCTTCCCCCTGGTGGTGAGTGGGCACAGCCAGGAGGGATGGGGTGGAGGCACTGAGGAGACATACGTTTCCGGGCTGAGGACAAACATGGTGGCTTTCCTGGGTCCCTGACACTCGGATGTGAACCTCCTCAATTTCCCTGCCAGCTCTTTGCTGCTGGTCCCTTCGGGTGCTGGGGCTGCCACAGGTCCTCGGGCCAGTGGAAGGCCCATGTCCCAGGACTCTGCGTCTACCAGCCTCCCATCGCTTGCTCTACTCAAAGTAGGCACAGTAGCTTCAAGAAGCAGGCGCTGAAGTCTgattgcttgggttcaaatcccagcactgtcccttactagctgtgtgctcTTGACAATTTCCTTAACCTCTCtaactctcagtttcctcaactataaaatgggaataaaataataactatctAATAGTGTTTTGGAAAGATAAAGTGAACGTGCATGTAAAATACCTGGTGTATAGTTAGCCTCCATAAGTGCTAGCTATTATCAATATTATTTCCCCTTTACTTTCTCCCTATCCCAGGCATGCAAGGTGGAAAGGGTGCCTTAGGGGACCCCTTTTATCTCCTGCAGTCTGCCCTCACTCTGCCACCACTTGTAACTGAGCAGTGGTGATCAAAGGAAAGGCTGGGCGTGGGGAGAGTGTCAAGTTTAGGCCACGTGGGTTTAGGGATGACACTGACCAACAGATGCCTGGGCACATTGTTACCTGACCTCAGTTCTGAGGGCATGGGCAGGGGTAGCCCTGGCTGGCGGGATTCTCTTGGTGGCAGATTCCCTAGGATGATCTGAGTTCCCTGAAACTCTAGGTGTTGGGTAGGATAGGAAGAGGCAGCTGTCCTGGGACCCCAATATCCCAGTGCCTTATGGCAAGACGAAAAGAAGTACAGAATCATGGGGGCCTTTCTGATTGTATTTCCTGTCCCTCTGCTCCTCCCAGGACTTCTGTGTGACTGTCTCCTTCACCTTTTTCTGGCTGGTAGCTGCAGCTGCCTGGGGCAAGGGCCTGACTGACGTCAAGGGGGCCACACGACCATCCAGCCTGACAGCAGCCATGTCTGTGTGCCATGGAGAGGAGGCGGTGTGCAGTGCCGGGGCCACGCCCTCCATGGGACTGGCCAACATCTCCGTGGTGAGACCTGTGGCCACTGAAGGGGTCTGGGGAAGGCAGCACACTCCCAGCTGCCCAGGCCTGTCACAGCAGGGTctgagagggacagagagggtgTCTTCACAGCTGCCCTCCCCGGCACTGGCAGCCAGTGCTTCCGCTGCACCTAATGCTGGCTGCTGGCCCCTGGCTGACCCTGAGGGACATTTGGGCAGGGGGAACCCAAGAGCCACTCAGCCTCCTGTGCCTTCCTCCTTCCGCCCTCTGCCTCccatttccctctcttctccccacctccaggcgTGCTCTTTGTgactgcctctccctcctcctgcctctttaCAGTCTGTGTGAATGTACACACATGAGCAGGTGGAGGGGGAGCCTAGGGCTGTGACGGGGCTCaaagcgggggagggggggcagacCCAGAGTGGGTGAGAAGGGGCTTATTGTCACTCAGGCCTCCAGGCTGGAAAAGGTCTTTGGGCAGTGGTGGGTCTAGCTGGTATGCATGTATTTGGCCACCCCAGCTGTTAGAACATTGAAACATCTCCATATTAGTTGGTAAGTAGCTGAGCTTTGCAAATGCCCTCCTGTCAGCCCAGCCGCCTCAGCCCTGCCCTGAAAATGGCCTGAACCTTCCCCGGGCCCAGCAACTGAAAGGTTTAATGGCTGGCACACCAGGGAGCCTTCTAGACCTTGCTGGAACCCTGCTGATAGGTGTTAGCCCCACAGCCTTTTACTGTAAAAATGTTCACACATTCGGCAAAGTTGAAAGACTTTTACAATGAACAGCCACGCACTCATCAGCTAGACTgtaccattaacattttactagACTTGCTTTGTCCTGTATCTATCTGCCTCTCTTCATCTATTGATCCAtcttatttttaatgcatttcaaaGTTTATTGCAGACATCAGTACACTTCCCCCTAAATACTCCCTGCTGataggtttttaaatattttgaataaatatttggatAGAGCTGGCTGGGTCGCTACCCTAGGGAAGGAGCACCTTGGACAGCTCTGGCCCCACCCACCCTGACAAGGCCTTCGGAAAACGGCCTGCGGACGCTGTGGGAAGTGCCACTAGAGCCCTTGCTCCTTGCTGTGCTTTGCACGGTGCTCCACTCCAGGAGCCAGGTTCTCCTAGCGACCAAGCCACAACTTGGGTGCATGCTGTGGACAGAGTTAGACACTTTCACCAGAGAATCCCTTAGTGGGTGGTGGCCTTAAACCCTGACTCTACATCCAGTTCTCTTTTAGTCTTTCTAGCCCTctgcacctccccctccccccaacacacaggTACTCCCCCTCCCTGTTCCCAGGATGCCCTCCTATTCTCATAAGCCACCCTCCCTCTGATGTCTTTGCAGCTCTTTGGCTTTATCAGCTTCTTCCTGTGGGCCGGGAACTGTTGGTTTGTGTTCAAGGAGACCCCGTGGCACGGGCAGGGCCAGGACCAGGGCCAGGGCGCCGGCCAGGAGAGCGCAGCTGAGCAGGGAGCGGTGGAGAAGCAGTAAGCGGCCCCCACCCGGCTACTCCCGAACAGGACAGCGCCTCTTCAACCGCCTCTGGCTTCCAggacctcctcttcttcctcccccaactcccctcccccattatTCTGGGCTCTGAGCTTTGAGACGTCTTCACTGGATGGGCAGGCATCAGCTGTCGGAAACCTGGGCAGCCCTCCCAGTGGCTTCCTATCCCTCCTCTTGCTGGAGCCCCGGATGGCAGGAGCTCAGTGCTTCTTATCTACTGCCTGGACCCAGGCATCTTACTTGGGGTCTTACGTGTACCCTCACAGCCTTTGAGAACCAGCCTCTGCTACAGGCAAAGGTTGGGGTCAGGAGACCTGAGACTGGTTCCTAGCTGCCACTTCTATCAGTCTGTCCAGCGTCAataaaagtggggggaggggaaattggCTGGCagccttctccctgcccccttgCATGGAGGGCCCACCAGTGGTTTAGTGACCCCTCTTCAATGGCTGTCATCAAGGCCCCGTGTCTGCGCTGACCTCCAATCCGCCTGAGCTCAGTATgctccccaccctctcctctgcctcctctggCCTCTGTTTGCCCACAGAGCCCATCACGTGGGAACCCAGGAGGCGGACTAGCCTAGAAAACAGCCTTTCAGAGGGTCCCAAGTAGGCTGAGACTTGGTGGGGAGCAGATAAATTGCAACTGAGTTGCAActtaaagaaacagaagccaGAAAACTTGCTGGGgaatcagttttttttaaattcccttagtccttccacccctccaggctggggCACTTCCACCAACACTCTAAACGCATACTTGCCCTAGAAACTCCTTACCTTCCTCCCTGTCCTCCTACTTGGGCTTGGTCTCACACTTGGGACACAAGATGAGGGGTCTAGGAGCATCTCCATTTCAGCCCTCCCCGCCTCCCacctctctgttcctctcccttccccagcctcttGGGTCTGAGGCATTCAAGATCCTTTTCAAAGTCTGTCCAGGCCTTCCTTTCATTCCTGTAGGGCCAGATAGGGGCTCTGAAAGGGTAATAAAGGACCATCATGAGTCTAAGTTGCCCCAGAGCCCCAGGACATGGATGGACGGGCCCATTTCTTCCTCACTCTCTGCTCGTTTTTTTCCCGCCCTGCTCCTTCTCTGGCCCGTTTCATACTTCCCCTTCTCACCTTTACGAAAGAACATGCCCTCTCCCTTTGCCCGCCATTCCTCCCCTGCTTCCGCATCTGTTCCAAGCTCTGTCCCCACTACACACCCACCCCAGTCCAGGGCAGGCTGATGCTCTTGGTGCTTCTTCACTTCGGGACCCAGTTCCATATTTGTCTTTGGTGTGTCTCCCCTTCCTGACACCTCCTCAGTCCCTCTGCGGACCCCAGGGCCCAAGAGTCAGTGCTGACTGGATAAGGGCCATCTGTCTCCCATCCAGCTCAAAACATTTCAGTCTGCCCTGGCCATAGGGCTGcccagggaagaaggaagaaggcagAATCCAGCCATTTTCCAATCCAGTGCCAATTAGCCCAGATGTCATCCCAAAGGTAAATGTGCCCTGTGCCAGTCTCTCCTCAGGACTGAGTCAACCCCTCCAACCTCCTCACCTTCCTCAGCACCCTCCATTGTAATGTGTGCATTACTGGGGTACCTAGGCGGCAGGACCTTTGACTTCGGGCCAATCATTTCTTCTTTGGGTCAGTTTCCCCACGTGACAGGGGAGTGTGAGGTTTACATCTTCAAATGCTCCAGAGTCCTTCAGTGAAAAattaggtgttttgttttgttttttagatttggGGGAAGGCATTTGAGGAGGGAAGGTAGGAGATGGGGATAAGGGTGTTTCTAAGTCTG comes from Delphinus delphis chromosome 1, mDelDel1.2, whole genome shotgun sequence and encodes:
- the SYPL2 gene encoding synaptophysin-like protein 2 produces the protein MSSTESSSRTADKSPRQQVDRLLVGLRWRRLEEPLGFIKVLQWLFAIFAFGSCGSYSGETGATVRCNNEAKDVSTILVSFGYPFRLNRVQYEMPLCDDESTSKTMHLMGDFSAPAEFFVTLGIFSFFYTIAALVLYLRFHNIYTENRRFPLVDFCVTVSFTFFWLVAAAAWGKGLTDVKGATRPSSLTAAMSVCHGEEAVCSAGATPSMGLANISVLFGFISFFLWAGNCWFVFKETPWHGQGQDQGQGAGQESAAEQGAVEKQ